The Deinococcus misasensis DSM 22328 sequence TGCGGGTGTGCCCGAGTTCGATCAGGTGCCGGGTCCCCACATAAGCGCCCAGGGTGTGATCGATGTCCAGACAGTGCCGTTCCATGCCTTTGATGCGACGGCCAATCACGATGATGGGCATGGATTTGGCCAGCAAAGCCAATTCCCTCTCGGGGACAAGCCCGTCCAGCACGATCATGGCATCCACACGTCTGCCACTCAAAACACGCAGGGCTTCTTTCTCACGGTCTGCACGCCAGTGCCCACTCGCAAAGATGGGGTGGTAAGGGCTGCCATCCAGACCCTGCTCGATGCCTTTCAGGATTTCTCCATAAAAAGGACTGGAGATTTCCTGGGTCACCACACCAATGCTGAGGGACTTTCCCTGTGCCAGTCCTTTGGCGAGAACATTTGGGCTGTATCCAAGTCGCTGGATGGCTTCCAGAACAGCTTTGTGTTTCTCGGGAGCCACTTGAGCGGTACCGTTGATCACCCGCGAGACAGTGCTGGGGGAAACTCCAGCTTCTCGGGCAACATGATTTAAGGTCACAGTTTCGCGCACAGGTCCTCCCTAAGGAACTTGCTTCAGGATTGGTTCAGTTGGTGTGCATCTAGTGAATCACGATTTGAAAGCGTTGTCAAGAGAGCGTTTGCTCAAACCATCAAAATTGCAGAGGGATTTGGTGGTTTCGTCGTGTAGAACAATGAATGTGGTTTTTCATGAACGTGGTGCAAAGGACGTTGCATGATGCGGTT is a genomic window containing:
- a CDS encoding LacI family DNA-binding transcriptional regulator → MRETVTLNHVAREAGVSPSTVSRVINGTAQVAPEKHKAVLEAIQRLGYSPNVLAKGLAQGKSLSIGVVTQEISSPFYGEILKGIEQGLDGSPYHPIFASGHWRADREKEALRVLSGRRVDAMIVLDGLVPERELALLAKSMPIIVIGRRIKGMERHCLDIDHTLGAYVGTRHLIELGHTRIAHISGPLHNKAAHDRYQGYKKAIQEAGLQLDLDLVVEGNFTEQSGVLAMDALFSKTRNFTAIIGANDQMTFGAKLALYRRGIRVPHDISLVGFDDLPGCSYMTPPLTTVRFPTLEFGREAARVILLMLENRPYTLHNFQAQLIVRESTALLR